The following proteins come from a genomic window of Vibrio vulnificus NBRC 15645 = ATCC 27562:
- a CDS encoding alanine--tRNA ligase-related protein, which translates to MTHKVFWDDPYQVELESTVSRADGPCIELEETIFYAESGGQESDAGTIGGIQVIKAEKQGLSIVYTLEREPKFQAGAVVTTQIDWARRYALMKLHFAAEVVLEVVTHRFPKMTKVGAHISADKSRIDFEWHESVKPLLPELQQQAQSVIDSHDDIISDFSDTREQRRYWKVEGFAQVPCGGTHLKNTSEVGRIQLKRKNIGKGKERIEISLVEE; encoded by the coding sequence ATGACGCACAAAGTATTTTGGGATGACCCGTATCAAGTCGAGTTGGAATCTACCGTTTCTCGCGCAGACGGGCCTTGTATCGAGCTAGAAGAAACCATCTTTTACGCCGAGTCTGGAGGTCAAGAAAGCGATGCAGGCACCATCGGTGGTATCCAAGTGATAAAGGCTGAAAAGCAAGGTCTATCGATTGTTTACACTCTGGAACGTGAGCCAAAATTTCAAGCTGGCGCAGTCGTGACCACGCAGATTGATTGGGCGCGTCGTTATGCTCTGATGAAACTGCACTTTGCAGCGGAAGTGGTTCTTGAGGTCGTAACCCATCGTTTTCCTAAGATGACCAAAGTCGGTGCGCACATTTCTGCCGACAAAAGCCGGATTGATTTTGAGTGGCACGAGAGCGTTAAACCATTGCTGCCAGAGCTGCAACAACAAGCTCAAAGTGTGATCGATTCTCACGATGACATCATCAGTGACTTTTCTGATACCAGAGAACAGCGTCGCTACTGGAAAGTTGAGGGTTTTGCGCAAGTTCCGTGTGGTGGCACTCATTTAAAGAACACATCGGAAGTTGGGCGCATTCAACTTAAACGAAAGAACATCGGCAAAGGCAAAGAGCGTATCGAAATCAGCCTAGTAGAAGAGTGA
- a CDS encoding cupin domain-containing protein, with translation MKPIQTAVIALSLVFSSVWADTHLPDSVEADVVLKTTTSWDGTTLPEYPKGQPEVTILKITVPKGVQLPMHQHPVINAGIVLKGEITVTKKDDEKIVLKAGDAIAEVVDQWHFGANTGDEPVEILVFYAGVKDKPIAVK, from the coding sequence TTGAAACCGATTCAAACCGCAGTGATTGCACTTTCATTGGTGTTTAGCTCTGTTTGGGCAGACACCCATTTGCCAGATTCAGTAGAGGCTGATGTAGTCCTAAAGACGACAACCAGTTGGGATGGCACTACGTTGCCAGAATACCCAAAAGGCCAACCGGAAGTCACCATTTTGAAAATTACTGTCCCGAAGGGCGTACAGCTTCCCATGCACCAACACCCGGTCATTAATGCAGGCATTGTGCTGAAAGGGGAAATCACAGTCACGAAAAAAGATGACGAGAAGATCGTACTGAAAGCCGGAGATGCAATTGCGGAAGTCGTCGACCAATGGCATTTTGGCGCAAATACGGGTGATGAGCCGGTAGAGATTTTGGTGTTTTACGCTGGAGTGAAAGATAAGCCGATAGCGGTGAAGTGA
- a CDS encoding DUF2799 domain-containing protein encodes MKIKLLLLVSGAAMMGCASEPVDLTTITNWQKYGFEQANKGNVMLSDSEISADDFALYKQGYEIGKKAYCSQDAYNLGMRGNTYHGICDDVSQDFKTQYELGRLEYLALKEKFDSE; translated from the coding sequence ATGAAAATTAAATTACTACTATTGGTATCTGGCGCGGCAATGATGGGCTGTGCTTCAGAACCCGTGGATTTAACGACAATTACTAATTGGCAAAAATACGGATTTGAGCAGGCAAACAAAGGTAACGTGATGTTATCTGATTCCGAAATTTCCGCTGATGATTTTGCACTCTACAAGCAAGGCTATGAGATCGGCAAGAAAGCCTACTGTTCTCAAGATGCTTACAACCTAGGCATGCGTGGCAACACCTATCACGGTATTTGTGACGACGTGTCGCAAGACTTTAAAACGCAATATGAGCTAGGAAGATTGGAATACCTAGCTCTGAAAGAGAAGTTCGACTCAGAGTAG
- a CDS encoding ROK family protein gives MQYLGLDIGGTKIAAALFNEAGEQLYYQRHNTIKSDYDAFLTHVITIIEQAASCADESISIGIGLPGAICPGTQKIKNSNILVLNGQALKEDLEAHLKATVHIANDADCFALSEALFGAAKNHGSAFGVIIGTGCGGGVVYNKQLVKGPNNVAGEWGHNQLAFYDEVKDGKTEDCYCGRDACNELFLSGTGFAKQYNDKHATNLTSQEIIALKSDSESAKRHYELYLDQLARALSQVINFFDPQAIVLGGGMSNVLSIYDDLPAYLPQYVFGGYCKTPILKAELGDDSGVKGAAFLGLSS, from the coding sequence ATGCAGTACCTAGGCTTAGATATCGGTGGAACCAAAATTGCCGCAGCGTTGTTTAACGAAGCTGGAGAACAGCTTTATTATCAACGCCATAACACAATAAAGAGTGATTACGACGCGTTTTTAACTCACGTTATCACCATCATAGAGCAAGCAGCATCATGTGCAGATGAATCGATTTCTATTGGTATCGGACTTCCCGGTGCAATCTGTCCAGGTACGCAAAAAATCAAGAACTCCAACATTTTGGTATTAAACGGACAGGCTCTAAAAGAAGATTTGGAAGCGCATTTAAAGGCAACGGTACATATTGCCAATGACGCAGATTGTTTTGCATTGAGCGAAGCACTTTTCGGTGCAGCAAAAAATCATGGCTCAGCATTCGGTGTCATTATAGGTACAGGCTGTGGTGGTGGCGTGGTTTACAATAAGCAGTTAGTAAAAGGGCCGAATAATGTCGCTGGCGAATGGGGACACAATCAACTCGCTTTTTACGATGAAGTGAAAGATGGTAAAACCGAAGACTGTTACTGTGGTCGCGATGCGTGCAATGAGCTATTCCTATCAGGGACTGGTTTTGCAAAACAGTACAACGACAAGCACGCGACCAACCTCACCAGCCAAGAAATTATCGCACTGAAAAGTGACTCCGAATCAGCAAAACGCCACTATGAGCTCTACTTAGATCAACTCGCCCGTGCACTCTCGCAGGTTATCAACTTTTTCGACCCACAAGCCATTGTACTCGGTGGCGGTATGTCGAATGTGCTATCTATTTATGATGATTTGCCGGCTTATCTGCCCCAGTACGTTTTTGGTGGTTATTGCAAAACGCCAATTCTAAAAGCGGAACTGGGTGACGACAGCGGAGTGAAAGGCGCAGCGTTTCTTGGCCTGTCCTCATAA
- a CDS encoding N-acetylmannosamine-6-phosphate 2-epimerase: MLVALKSELIASVQALPHEPLFGSDTIVKMAKAVLEGGAKALRIQSVNDIKAVKEAFPTVPVIGLIKQDYSDSEIFITPTAKEVQAIIDSGADMIALDMTGRSRPFGESVESLIQQIRRTSCLIMADIATYEQGIEAEKLGVDCVSTTLSGYTPDTAHQGEAPDLPLIRRLSQSLAIPVIAEGRISTPLHVSQAMAAGAWTVVVGSAITRPQLITQKFAQAIQAEKELT, encoded by the coding sequence ATGTTAGTGGCACTTAAAAGCGAACTTATCGCTTCAGTACAAGCATTACCGCATGAACCGTTATTTGGTTCAGACACCATCGTTAAGATGGCAAAAGCCGTTCTTGAAGGCGGAGCAAAAGCACTTCGTATTCAGTCAGTTAATGATATTAAAGCGGTAAAAGAAGCGTTTCCAACCGTCCCTGTGATTGGCTTAATCAAGCAAGATTACAGTGACTCTGAGATCTTTATTACTCCAACTGCAAAAGAGGTACAGGCAATCATCGATTCAGGTGCGGACATGATTGCTCTTGATATGACAGGTCGATCTCGCCCATTTGGTGAGTCTGTTGAAAGCCTGATTCAACAGATTCGCCGCACTTCTTGTTTAATCATGGCGGATATCGCGACATACGAACAGGGTATTGAAGCTGAAAAGCTCGGCGTTGATTGTGTGTCGACCACTTTATCAGGATATACGCCGGATACGGCACACCAAGGTGAAGCGCCGGATCTGCCTCTTATTCGTCGTTTGAGTCAATCACTGGCCATTCCGGTCATTGCAGAAGGTCGAATTTCGACACCTTTACATGTTTCCCAAGCGATGGCTGCGGGTGCATGGACTGTCGTAGTTGGCTCTGCAATAACGCGTCCGCAATTGATCACACAAAAGTTTGCGCAAGCAATTCAAGCAGAGAAGGAGCTGACCTGA
- a CDS encoding ROK family protein: MTELALGLDLGGTKIRAGLVDSEGKLIVANTSATNIREGREGIMNSIISAIVPLLTRARREKKLLLGIGVSAAGVINVRSGSVLDATDSLPNWKGTRLGYLLEEEFGIYVGTDNDVNCALLGEQWLGGAESYNSVVMLTLGTGLGGAMLTNGQMLHGSSYLAGHWGRMEVPHPYRPQMNVPLESLLSGTGLRETLLFQLPETEHKRYPDGLSVMQAYSERDPKVIATVEDFMRLLSRTISNIRWTMDPQLVLLGGGMINSREYWWELMNQYLKEMGVMTPVRPATLGNDAGMYGAAKMVFNHFEELKQQRD; this comes from the coding sequence ATGACAGAACTCGCGCTTGGTTTGGATTTAGGTGGTACGAAGATCCGCGCAGGTCTTGTGGATAGTGAAGGGAAGCTCATCGTAGCAAACACCTCAGCGACCAACATTCGTGAAGGTCGAGAAGGAATTATGAATAGCATCATCTCGGCGATTGTGCCTTTGCTTACACGCGCTCGTCGAGAAAAGAAGTTACTACTTGGCATCGGCGTCTCGGCTGCGGGTGTGATTAACGTTCGCTCTGGCTCGGTGTTGGATGCAACAGACAGCTTGCCGAATTGGAAGGGGACGCGTCTGGGTTACTTGCTAGAGGAAGAATTCGGCATTTATGTGGGTACGGATAACGACGTGAACTGCGCTCTTTTAGGCGAGCAATGGCTAGGCGGAGCTGAAAGCTACAACAGTGTTGTGATGCTCACTCTTGGGACCGGTCTGGGCGGAGCAATGCTAACCAATGGTCAAATGCTCCACGGTTCAAGTTACTTAGCGGGTCACTGGGGACGAATGGAAGTTCCTCATCCTTACCGACCACAAATGAACGTGCCGTTGGAATCGCTGCTATCAGGAACGGGGTTACGCGAAACGCTGTTGTTCCAATTACCGGAAACGGAGCATAAAAGATACCCAGATGGTTTGAGTGTTATGCAAGCGTATTCCGAGAGAGATCCAAAAGTGATAGCAACGGTGGAAGATTTCATGCGCTTACTATCACGAACCATCAGCAACATTCGTTGGACGATGGATCCGCAGTTGGTTCTGCTCGGAGGCGGAATGATTAACTCGCGTGAATACTGGTGGGAATTGATGAACCAGTACCTCAAAGAAATGGGTGTGATGACCCCGGTGCGACCAGCCACATTAGGTAATGACGCTGGTATGTATGGCGCTGCAAAAATGGTGTTCAACCATTTTGAAGAACTAAAACAACAACGTGACTAA
- a CDS encoding glycoside hydrolase family 38 C-terminal domain-containing protein, protein MSKKICSVVFQTHWDREWYLPFETFRARLIRVMERVVDALEKHELESFLFDGQVVAAEDLLEACEPELAEKLYRQMQEGRLVLGPWYVMADEFLCSGESLIRNLEIGRKLANSLGNYQKVGYLPDTFGHIGQMPQLLTGFDINNIVLWRGIDADQSELRWKGADGSEIFTLFLTEGYYQHPLNTDDFATNIDVYLNKITKRATTDNLLLTQGGDHLRPANGNMAERVAEFNHSRNDIELKQSDLATYLTTLQSEVSNDLPVVKGELRGNDRAFVLPDVLSTRRYLKQMNQEAEDTLTRKVEPLLAMSPVEHYPTRFLEQSWKTLLTQHAHDSICGCSVDEVHREMVTRYEKLAQRSQAMMDMALLSLGCTNDEMSASNEVNPFADHTQFSIFNPNPKDFNGWVTERVFLKGEEAFGLQLVLENGELIEPVITKAEPGFSFTSPIDDFPDRIEGVWYNIAFQTEIEGLSFKAFTIGKLATSEPLVTSTIRTIANDIYRVDWHEDATFIVTDLRTQQVFDGLGRIESSLDCGDSYNFAPAMNDRFSIARTVGEVQTRNHSNYSEMSANIELVQPASLSNDRRSASGDNVTSFGVLTIKLYQDSDFIDIDLKWHNQAKDQRLSIHFPTGVTLTETQADSAFEVVSRPVVYQDNQQVLANKEAKVSVNPSQSFVAGGDLQITHAGVPEYRVVKGRSDEIALTLLRSVGWLSRRDFSTRGNGAGPDLPTPEAQCLGEHQYQLRLHLGQESSEVQCQRAEQVRYAPFMVKGHSDKWCKPVRLDNASLQVSCVRRIKGELEIRVWNPSAQSQPIVISEQYRVVNFIGDEQAYQSNIEPNQILTLRLPA, encoded by the coding sequence ATGTCGAAAAAAATCTGTTCTGTTGTATTTCAAACTCACTGGGATCGTGAATGGTATTTACCATTTGAGACGTTCCGAGCAAGACTTATCCGTGTAATGGAGCGTGTTGTTGATGCGTTAGAAAAGCATGAACTTGAAAGCTTCTTATTTGATGGTCAAGTGGTCGCCGCTGAAGATCTATTGGAAGCTTGTGAACCAGAATTGGCAGAAAAACTCTATCGCCAGATGCAAGAAGGACGTTTGGTTCTGGGCCCATGGTATGTCATGGCCGATGAATTTTTGTGTAGCGGAGAGAGTTTAATCCGTAACCTAGAGATTGGGCGTAAACTGGCGAACTCGTTGGGCAATTATCAAAAGGTGGGGTATCTGCCAGATACGTTTGGCCATATCGGTCAGATGCCTCAACTATTAACTGGTTTCGATATTAACAACATCGTTTTGTGGCGAGGAATTGATGCGGACCAATCTGAACTGCGCTGGAAAGGTGCCGACGGCAGCGAGATTTTCACTCTCTTCCTGACTGAGGGTTATTACCAACACCCACTTAACACAGATGACTTCGCTACCAACATTGATGTGTACCTGAACAAGATCACTAAACGTGCAACAACGGACAACTTATTGTTGACGCAAGGTGGTGATCATCTGCGTCCAGCAAACGGCAACATGGCGGAGCGCGTTGCCGAGTTTAACCACTCTCGTAATGACATTGAGCTTAAACAGAGTGACTTGGCGACATACTTAACTACGCTGCAAAGCGAGGTTTCAAACGATTTACCCGTTGTGAAAGGCGAGCTTCGTGGAAATGACCGCGCATTTGTTTTACCTGACGTGCTTTCCACACGTCGCTACCTAAAGCAGATGAACCAAGAAGCGGAAGACACATTGACTCGCAAAGTCGAGCCGTTACTCGCGATGTCGCCAGTTGAGCACTACCCAACTCGTTTTCTAGAACAAAGTTGGAAAACACTGCTTACCCAGCATGCTCACGATTCCATTTGTGGTTGTTCTGTTGATGAAGTGCATCGTGAGATGGTCACTCGTTACGAGAAACTTGCTCAACGTAGTCAAGCCATGATGGACATGGCATTGCTTTCACTAGGCTGCACAAATGATGAGATGAGCGCATCAAACGAAGTAAATCCGTTCGCTGACCACACTCAATTCTCTATCTTCAACCCTAATCCAAAAGACTTTAATGGTTGGGTGACTGAGCGAGTGTTCTTGAAAGGTGAGGAAGCGTTCGGCTTACAGCTTGTTCTGGAAAATGGCGAGTTGATCGAACCGGTGATCACCAAAGCTGAACCGGGTTTTAGCTTTACGTCACCAATTGATGATTTCCCTGATCGAATTGAAGGCGTTTGGTACAACATTGCTTTCCAGACGGAAATTGAAGGCCTGTCTTTTAAAGCGTTCACAATAGGAAAGTTAGCGACTTCAGAGCCTCTGGTGACCAGTACAATTCGCACTATCGCTAATGATATTTATCGTGTCGATTGGCATGAGGATGCAACCTTCATCGTTACCGATTTACGTACTCAGCAAGTATTCGATGGACTAGGCAGAATCGAATCTTCTCTAGACTGTGGTGATAGCTACAACTTTGCTCCGGCGATGAATGATCGCTTTAGCATTGCTCGCACAGTAGGAGAGGTTCAAACGCGCAATCATTCTAACTACTCAGAGATGAGCGCAAACATCGAGCTTGTTCAGCCTGCTTCCTTATCGAACGACAGAAGAAGCGCAAGTGGTGACAATGTCACGAGCTTTGGTGTGTTGACGATTAAGCTGTACCAAGATTCAGATTTTATCGATATCGACTTGAAGTGGCACAACCAAGCGAAAGATCAGCGCCTATCTATCCATTTCCCGACGGGCGTGACACTAACGGAAACCCAAGCAGACAGTGCGTTTGAAGTCGTCAGTCGCCCAGTTGTTTACCAAGACAATCAACAAGTCCTAGCGAACAAAGAAGCGAAAGTGTCAGTTAACCCAAGCCAATCTTTTGTTGCTGGTGGCGACTTGCAAATTACTCACGCTGGTGTCCCTGAATATCGAGTAGTTAAAGGCCGCAGTGACGAAATCGCACTAACGCTGTTACGCAGTGTTGGTTGGTTATCACGTCGTGATTTTTCTACTCGCGGTAATGGCGCAGGTCCGGATTTACCAACACCAGAAGCGCAATGCTTAGGTGAGCATCAATATCAACTTCGCTTGCACCTTGGTCAAGAGTCCTCAGAGGTTCAATGCCAACGAGCAGAGCAAGTTCGATATGCGCCATTTATGGTGAAAGGTCACAGCGACAAGTGGTGTAAGCCGGTCCGTTTAGACAACGCTTCTCTGCAAGTTTCTTGTGTGCGCCGAATAAAAGGTGAGCTAGAGATTCGCGTCTGGAACCCTTCAGCACAGTCACAACCGATTGTAATTTCTGAGCAATATCGCGTGGTGAATTTCATTGGTGACGAGCAAGCGTACCAATCGAATATCGAACCGAATCAGATTTTAACTTTGCGTCTACCTGCGTAG
- a CDS encoding transporter translates to MTNIEILRLLLISGVLIFFVYAMITKRISTLIALPIMGVLTAVIASVGELPLLGLFAHENANGEEVQGIMNSVLGDGARMMASTIAATIFGGAFAVLLRRVGIAEAIIKKAAELAGDRVRVIAFIFYVATMVIFSAIGGLGAVILIGSVALPIMMTAGISGVVSGAIILLGLTTGGVMNPAGFAFFATILEPVIEGGYEAAYEIVARMAITLFIISFLVSVVYIMLNVKNNQRSAWHARKTQSAYELSNWALIAPIIPVLLVLSSIYVMPQVITAELAIIAGIIYTVYVCKIKDKVNAIAQSFVQGTQEVAGAIVLLIGLGILIRGVQFYTVTPVIAPAIEMLVSMLQSPMTYVIGFTLATPLVLYRGPLNSWGIGGSLPAIFATAGFSPIAVVWVLRSTGMMQGFGDPTNSQNIWIADFVQVDPNDITKSLFWVGLIITFIALGYAILVDQIPLI, encoded by the coding sequence ATGACGAATATAGAAATTCTTCGTTTACTGCTTATTTCTGGCGTACTGATATTTTTCGTTTACGCCATGATCACTAAGCGTATCTCCACTCTGATTGCACTGCCAATTATGGGTGTTTTAACCGCTGTAATTGCAAGTGTTGGCGAGCTGCCTTTATTAGGTTTGTTTGCCCATGAGAATGCGAACGGTGAAGAAGTACAAGGCATCATGAACAGCGTACTTGGCGACGGTGCTCGCATGATGGCATCTACCATCGCGGCAACCATTTTTGGTGGTGCGTTTGCAGTGCTTTTACGACGTGTCGGCATCGCAGAAGCCATTATCAAGAAAGCCGCAGAACTAGCGGGTGACCGTGTTCGAGTGATTGCCTTTATCTTTTACGTTGCCACTATGGTGATCTTCTCAGCGATTGGTGGCTTAGGTGCGGTAATACTGATTGGTTCAGTGGCACTGCCTATCATGATGACGGCCGGTATTTCTGGTGTCGTTTCGGGCGCGATTATCCTGCTTGGTCTGACAACGGGTGGGGTGATGAACCCTGCTGGTTTTGCCTTCTTCGCGACCATCCTTGAACCAGTTATTGAAGGTGGCTATGAGGCGGCGTATGAAATTGTGGCGCGCATGGCAATCACACTATTCATCATCTCGTTCTTAGTGTCAGTTGTTTACATCATGCTGAACGTGAAGAACAACCAACGCAGCGCATGGCACGCAAGAAAAACGCAATCGGCTTACGAGCTAAGTAACTGGGCGCTAATTGCTCCGATTATCCCGGTACTGCTTGTTTTAAGTTCTATCTATGTGATGCCACAAGTGATCACGGCGGAACTGGCCATCATTGCTGGCATCATCTACACGGTTTACGTTTGTAAAATCAAAGATAAAGTGAACGCGATTGCTCAATCGTTCGTGCAAGGTACACAAGAAGTCGCGGGCGCAATCGTTCTGCTTATTGGTCTAGGCATTCTGATTCGCGGTGTTCAGTTCTACACAGTAACGCCGGTTATTGCGCCTGCGATTGAAATGCTGGTTTCCATGCTACAAAGCCCAATGACTTATGTAATCGGCTTCACTCTAGCGACTCCACTTGTTCTGTACCGTGGTCCTCTTAATTCTTGGGGGATCGGTGGTTCACTTCCGGCTATCTTTGCAACCGCAGGTTTCTCTCCAATTGCCGTAGTTTGGGTACTTCGCTCTACGGGTATGATGCAAGGCTTTGGTGACCCAACAAACTCTCAAAATATCTGGATTGCCGACTTTGTGCAGGTGGACCCGAACGACATCACGAAGAGCTTATTCTGGGTCGGCCTTATCATTACGTTCATCGCACTTGGCTACGCCATTTTAGTTGACCAAATCCCATTGATTTAA